The following coding sequences lie in one Veillonellaceae bacterium genomic window:
- the cobU gene encoding bifunctional adenosylcobinamide kinase/adenosylcobinamide-phosphate guanylyltransferase — MSGKIILVTGGARSGKSTFAEQYASEQRKTVAYIATAQIYDTEMQERVTMHRERRPNNWLTYEAPYADADTIKAAAASADVILFDCLTLYTSNLLLSSEAHKHREERVSYILNRVEQLIEAARQSTATVIFVTNEVGLGIVPDNALAREYRDMAGWVNQKVAASAEEVYLVVSGLPVELKKLAVKLGEGGVRHG, encoded by the coding sequence ATGTCAGGTAAAATAATTCTTGTAACAGGGGGGGCCAGAAGCGGAAAAAGTACCTTTGCTGAACAATACGCTTCAGAACAGAGAAAAACTGTTGCTTATATTGCTACCGCCCAAATATATGACACAGAAATGCAAGAACGTGTTACCATGCACCGCGAACGGCGGCCAAACAACTGGCTTACTTATGAAGCTCCTTATGCAGATGCTGATACTATTAAAGCGGCTGCGGCATCCGCTGATGTAATCTTATTTGACTGCTTAACCCTTTATACTTCAAACCTGTTACTTTCAAGTGAAGCACATAAGCACCGTGAAGAACGAGTGAGCTATATATTAAACAGGGTAGAACAGCTAATTGAAGCTGCCCGTCAAAGCACAGCAACTGTTATTTTTGTTACTAACGAGGTCGGCCTTGGTATTGTGCCTGACAACGCGCTAGCACGGGAATATCGTGATATGGCTGGTTGGGTCAACCAGAAAGTGGCAGCCTCTGCAGAAGAGGTCTACCTCGTAGTCAGCGGCTTGCCTGTCGAATTAAAGAAACTAGCTGTAAAACTTGGAGAAGGAGGCGTTAGACATGGCTAA
- a CDS encoding cobyric acid synthase, translating into MAKSIMLQGTSSHVGKSILTTALCRILYQDGYKVVPFKAQNMALNSYVTKTGEEMGRAQVAQAEAACLEPMVEMNPVLLKPTGNSCSQVVLMGKPIGNMSAKEYHQGYSLKALSTVKECLNKLMASFDAIVIEGAGSPAEVNLKANDIVNMRVAKMISAPVLLVADIDRGGALASVVGTLELLDPDERDLVKGIIINKFRGDIALLKPALDFLEQKTGKPILGVIPHIEDIGIDDEDSVSLDDKANNPQRDIEIAVIRTPKISNFTDFDALANEKDVTVRFIRKGESIGKPDLVILPGSKNTTEDLIYLRENGYDQELLSLAERGTPIVGICGGYQMLGKEIRDPYHTESDLDRIDGLGLLDIITTFAAQKTTHQVLAKCYHHKFLNLDISEANLNGYEIHMGKTDFIAPVTHAFAITARSGEPVSVNDGAIRNDGLVMGTYIHGIFDNNNYRRAIIDALRIRKGLNPLISFNDVQARKEKSYDNLAATVRNHLNMKLLYQIIGG; encoded by the coding sequence ATGGCTAAATCGATAATGCTCCAAGGGACAAGTTCTCATGTCGGTAAAAGCATTCTGACTACAGCTTTATGTCGAATCCTATATCAAGATGGCTATAAAGTGGTGCCTTTCAAAGCCCAAAATATGGCCTTAAATTCATATGTAACAAAAACAGGGGAAGAGATGGGACGGGCCCAGGTTGCCCAAGCCGAGGCCGCTTGCTTAGAACCGATGGTTGAAATGAATCCCGTTCTTTTAAAACCCACCGGAAATTCATGCTCGCAGGTTGTTTTAATGGGTAAGCCTATCGGCAACATGTCAGCAAAAGAATACCATCAAGGTTATAGTTTAAAGGCCTTAAGTACAGTTAAAGAATGCTTGAATAAACTAATGGCTAGTTTTGATGCTATCGTAATTGAGGGAGCCGGAAGTCCTGCTGAAGTAAACTTAAAGGCCAATGATATTGTAAATATGCGGGTTGCTAAAATGATATCAGCGCCAGTTCTGTTAGTTGCCGATATTGATAGGGGCGGAGCATTAGCGTCGGTTGTAGGGACACTTGAATTGCTTGATCCTGATGAGCGTGACCTTGTAAAAGGAATTATTATCAATAAGTTCCGCGGTGATATTGCTCTTTTAAAACCTGCTTTAGATTTTTTAGAGCAAAAAACTGGTAAGCCTATCCTTGGTGTAATCCCTCATATTGAAGATATAGGTATCGATGACGAGGATTCAGTATCATTAGACGATAAAGCAAATAATCCCCAACGTGACATTGAGATAGCTGTAATTCGTACACCTAAAATATCAAATTTCACCGATTTTGACGCACTTGCCAATGAAAAAGACGTTACAGTACGGTTTATCCGCAAGGGCGAATCAATCGGCAAGCCCGACCTAGTGATTCTGCCAGGCAGTAAAAATACCACCGAGGACCTTATTTATCTTCGCGAAAATGGTTATGATCAAGAACTACTCAGTCTAGCGGAAAGAGGTACGCCAATAGTTGGTATCTGCGGCGGTTACCAGATGCTGGGCAAAGAGATCCGCGACCCTTACCATACCGAGTCTGACCTAGACCGTATAGATGGTTTAGGTTTACTAGATATCATTACGACTTTTGCAGCACAAAAAACTACTCATCAGGTATTGGCAAAATGTTATCATCACAAATTCCTAAACCTGGATATTTCTGAAGCTAATTTGAATGGTTATGAAATTCATATGGGAAAAACTGATTTTATTGCGCCCGTCACCCATGCATTTGCAATTACTGCCAGGTCAGGTGAACCAGTATCGGTAAACGATGGGGCAATTAGAAATGATGGATTAGTTATGGGTACTTATATTCATGGAATATTTGATAATAATAACTATCGCAGAGCCATAATTGACGCCCTGCGAATTCGAAAAGGACTCAACCCGTTAATTTCCTTTAATGATGTTCAAGCCCGTAAAGAAAAAAGCTATGACAACTTAGCAGCTACTGTAAGAAATCATCTTAACATGAAACTTCTATACCAAATTATAGGTGGATAA
- the cobD gene encoding cobalamin biosynthesis protein CobD codes for MDNYLPVAALILDTAIGDPRSRFHPVVLIGNLIAFFESILLKPAKSSRYKIITGVLLVCLVLSITYTSVWLIMFALSLLGPIYAFIGGALALSFTISPRSLAEAGNEIKNYMLNGDLTQARFKVGWIVGRDTDKLDTGEITRATVETVAENIVDGIISPLFYFLIGGVPLAFLYRAVNTLDSMVGYRNAKYLDFGMPAARLDDIFNYIPARITGVLIIIISFVLRYNATSALKSIMRDAPKHPSPNSGITEAGVAGALGIRLGGLNYYGGVPSLRAYMGVEINKLEPLHIEKTIKLMYGTTLLFIILTL; via the coding sequence ATGGATAACTATTTACCGGTTGCCGCCCTAATTTTGGATACTGCAATCGGCGATCCACGCTCGCGGTTTCACCCTGTAGTATTGATTGGAAATCTGATTGCTTTCTTTGAGAGCATCTTGCTTAAGCCTGCTAAGTCGTCGAGGTATAAAATCATAACAGGCGTATTGCTTGTCTGCCTGGTGCTATCAATAACATATACGTCAGTATGGTTAATTATGTTCGCCTTGAGTTTATTAGGGCCAATTTATGCCTTCATCGGAGGAGCATTAGCTCTAAGCTTTACAATATCACCTCGCAGCTTAGCGGAAGCTGGCAACGAAATTAAAAACTACATGCTTAACGGCGATTTAACACAAGCTCGCTTTAAAGTTGGTTGGATTGTAGGCCGTGATACTGACAAACTGGATACCGGTGAAATCACGCGGGCTACAGTTGAAACGGTAGCAGAGAATATAGTAGACGGTATAATATCGCCCCTCTTTTATTTTCTGATCGGCGGCGTACCACTAGCTTTTCTATATCGTGCCGTTAATACTCTAGATTCTATGGTCGGGTACAGAAATGCCAAATATCTTGATTTTGGCATGCCGGCAGCACGACTTGATGATATATTTAATTACATTCCAGCCCGTATAACAGGTGTGCTTATTATCATAATATCCTTTGTGTTGCGTTATAATGCAACCTCTGCTCTAAAATCAATCATGAGAGATGCACCTAAGCATCCTAGCCCAAATAGCGGGATTACCGAGGCAGGAGTTGCGGGGGCGCTCGGTATTCGACTAGGCGGATTAAATTATTATGGTGGAGTGCCTTCTTTAAGAGCCTATATGGGAGTAGAAATTAATAAGTTGGAACCGCTACACATTGAAAAAACAATTAAGTTAATGTATGGTACCACCTTACTTTTCATTATCTTAACATTATAA
- the cobS gene encoding adenosylcobinamide-GDP ribazoletransferase has protein sequence MNDFITGLQFLTRIKIADQSDWMPDSFGRSVKFFPVIGAIIGMILVAVNYIIDGWLPAIGFYMPPHVLATILTAVPILLTGGLHCDGFMDTMDGIFSGRSKERKLEIMKDSRVGANGVTTFILLILLKWSLITDIAPSLLPLALFSMPVLGRFAMVIGITAFPYAKPDGIGKAFAQHANSRSLIIAAIFTILLLIPLGKQALLSFAAVVVFTVVFAKYLTKILGGLTGDVYGAVTELTEVIVLLMFLFL, from the coding sequence ATGAATGATTTTATAACTGGTCTACAGTTCTTAACTCGAATAAAAATCGCAGATCAGTCTGACTGGATGCCGGATAGTTTTGGACGCAGTGTGAAATTTTTCCCGGTAATTGGTGCAATTATCGGAATGATTCTTGTAGCAGTGAATTACATTATTGATGGTTGGTTACCGGCTATAGGATTTTATATGCCGCCTCACGTATTGGCCACAATATTGACCGCTGTCCCTATTTTGCTTACAGGCGGCCTACATTGCGACGGTTTCATGGATACCATGGATGGCATATTTTCCGGACGCTCAAAGGAGCGTAAGTTGGAAATAATGAAAGATAGCAGAGTTGGAGCAAACGGCGTAACTACTTTTATCTTATTAATATTGCTGAAGTGGTCATTAATCACCGATATTGCTCCTTCGTTACTGCCTTTGGCCTTGTTTTCCATGCCTGTTTTAGGCAGATTCGCTATGGTTATTGGTATAACTGCCTTTCCGTATGCTAAACCAGATGGGATTGGTAAGGCCTTTGCTCAGCATGCTAATTCAAGATCGCTTATTATTGCAGCGATCTTCACTATCTTGCTGCTTATTCCGCTTGGCAAGCAAGCTTTACTAAGCTTCGCTGCCGTTGTGGTTTTTACTGTTGTGTTTGCAAAATACTTGACAAAGATTTTAGGTGGTCTAACTGGTGACGTATATGGAGCAGTAACCGAATTAACCGAGGTCATTGTATTGCTAATGTTTTTATTTTTATAG
- the cobT gene encoding nicotinate-nucleotide--dimethylbenzimidazole phosphoribosyltransferase: MDKLQQFIENIRPLDEAAMEKAQIRLNSLTKPLGSLGDLESVVIQTAGALKVIPDSLKKAVVLMAADHGVACEQVSAYPQEVTAQMVFNFVNGGAGINVLTKHAQSELVLVDVGVKIDLPASLPIRHNKIRYGTNNIKFGPAMNRADAIAAIQTGISVAMSLIDEGTQIIGLGEMGIGNTAVSSAVTSVLTGYSSAEVTGKGTGLSDNLLMHKINIIQQAINVNRPNPDDVIDVLTKIGGLEIAALTGVALAGAYRRVLIVMDGFIASTAAYAAYRLCPIVKDYLIAAHQSPEPGHKIILQELGLKPMLNLHMCLGEGTGAALGMTLLDAGLKVFNGMSTFDQAKISYITD, from the coding sequence GTGGATAAATTACAACAATTTATCGAAAATATTAGACCGCTGGATGAAGCTGCTATGGAAAAAGCACAAATTCGGTTGAATAGTCTTACAAAACCATTAGGCAGCTTAGGAGACCTTGAATCTGTAGTTATTCAGACTGCCGGAGCCTTAAAAGTCATTCCCGATTCACTGAAAAAAGCCGTAGTTTTGATGGCTGCAGACCATGGTGTAGCCTGCGAGCAAGTGAGCGCCTACCCACAAGAAGTCACAGCTCAAATGGTTTTTAATTTTGTAAATGGCGGCGCTGGAATTAATGTATTAACTAAACATGCACAATCTGAACTGGTGTTGGTCGATGTTGGTGTAAAAATAGACTTACCGGCCAGCTTACCCATTCGCCATAACAAAATTCGCTACGGCACAAACAATATAAAATTTGGACCAGCTATGAACAGGGCGGACGCAATCGCCGCAATCCAAACCGGTATCAGTGTCGCCATGTCACTAATAGATGAGGGAACTCAAATTATCGGACTTGGCGAAATGGGTATCGGAAATACCGCCGTTAGTTCAGCAGTAACCAGCGTTCTTACCGGATATTCTTCTGCCGAAGTCACTGGTAAAGGTACTGGTCTTAGTGATAATCTATTGATGCATAAGATTAACATCATTCAGCAGGCCATCAACGTCAATCGTCCTAATCCCGATGATGTTATTGATGTTCTGACAAAAATCGGCGGACTAGAAATAGCCGCCCTTACTGGCGTCGCGTTGGCAGGAGCTTATCGGCGCGTCTTAATTGTGATGGATGGTTTTATTGCCTCGACTGCGGCATATGCTGCTTATCGTCTTTGCCCGATTGTAAAAGACTATCTAATAGCAGCTCATCAATCGCCCGAACCCGGTCATAAAATAATTCTTCAGGAACTTGGCTTAAAGCCAATGCTTAATCTCCATATGTGTTTGGGTGAAGGAACTGGAGCAGCACTAGGTATGACATTACTTGATGCCGGACTAAAAGTTTTTAATGGAATGTCTACATTCGATCAAGCGAAGATTTCTTATATTACCGATTAA
- a CDS encoding GHMP kinase, with translation MVTVKAPGSCGELVQGTIDGENFLITCPVNIFSEVTVIPSTRPSEKYDYIKVRTAIAKTLQYLNITNVHFDFHISSQLPIGKGMASSSADISSACQAVALYHGKTLTPAELADIALEIEPTDAIFYPGILMFDHVTGHTRKYLGTPPDIDIAVFDVGGEIDTLHFNQRNDLPVLNREKEKDVRLALDLVTKGFATHDVKLIGQGATISALANQSILIKPNLEGIIDLSKHFNAAGVNVAHSGSVLGVLFDRNSNKDLIPCISAICKTYPDAKYLKTVKIISGGLQIWEGDSNRWAKCF, from the coding sequence ATGGTAACAGTAAAAGCTCCTGGTTCTTGCGGAGAACTGGTACAAGGAACAATAGATGGCGAAAATTTTTTAATAACCTGCCCTGTTAACATATTTTCTGAAGTTACAGTAATACCGTCAACACGACCTTCAGAGAAATATGATTATATTAAAGTGCGTACAGCTATTGCAAAAACATTACAATATCTCAATATTACGAATGTCCACTTCGATTTTCATATTAGTTCTCAATTACCAATTGGAAAAGGTATGGCATCAAGCAGTGCCGACATAAGCTCAGCTTGCCAGGCTGTTGCTCTCTACCATGGTAAAACTCTAACACCTGCAGAATTAGCTGACATCGCGTTAGAAATCGAGCCAACTGACGCCATTTTTTACCCTGGGATACTCATGTTTGACCATGTAACAGGTCATACTCGGAAGTATTTAGGTACTCCGCCCGATATAGATATAGCTGTTTTTGATGTAGGTGGTGAAATAGACACCTTACACTTCAACCAACGCAATGATTTGCCGGTATTAAACAGGGAAAAGGAAAAAGATGTTAGACTCGCACTTGATTTGGTAACAAAAGGTTTTGCTACCCATGATGTCAAACTAATCGGCCAAGGTGCGACAATTAGTGCTCTAGCTAACCAAAGTATCTTAATTAAGCCAAATCTCGAAGGTATTATAGATTTAAGTAAACATTTTAACGCTGCTGGGGTTAACGTTGCTCATAGCGGCTCAGTCTTAGGCGTGCTTTTTGATAGGAATAGTAATAAAGATCTTATACCCTGTATTTCAGCTATCTGTAAAACTTACCCTGACGCAAAATATCTAAAAACAGTTAAAATTATCTCAGGCGGACTACAAATATGGGAAGGTGATAGCAATAGGTGGGCTAAATGCTTTTGA
- a CDS encoding threonine-phosphate decarboxylase codes for MGGLNAFEHGGNIYNAVRRGSNVANILDFSANINPLGLSDSLRQSLLANLDRITAYPDADAHDLKTAISRYYDVDRRSITAGNGAVELLYVLCNTVRPRQVLVPAPTFSEYERAARSSGSEVKHLYLNSQNDFQINIYNLIYEIQTNPVDILFIGNPNNPTGTIMKTQELEPIIRAAQLRNTFVVVDESFLDFLVDDTHYTCRRLLPLYQNLIILHSLTKFYAIPGLRLGFALASPKLTNLMHKGKDPWNVNSLAQCAGVAALADHDFRRTTKQLINQAKDDFYDQIKLISSLRPYQPSVNFILVDISNTKMKSYQLRTQLAQQDILIRDCSNYPGLSDCYIRLAVKKSDQNNHLLRALQNICR; via the coding sequence ATAGGTGGGCTAAATGCTTTTGAACATGGCGGTAATATCTATAATGCAGTCCGACGTGGTAGCAATGTAGCTAATATTCTCGACTTCAGTGCTAATATTAATCCGCTGGGTTTATCGGACAGCTTGCGTCAATCTCTGTTGGCTAATTTGGACAGAATAACAGCCTATCCTGATGCTGATGCTCATGATCTCAAAACAGCCATAAGCAGGTACTATGATGTCGATCGACGCTCAATCACAGCCGGGAATGGGGCAGTTGAATTATTATATGTATTATGCAATACGGTACGGCCGCGGCAAGTTTTAGTGCCCGCTCCTACCTTTAGTGAGTATGAACGTGCTGCCCGCTCTTCCGGATCAGAAGTCAAACACTTATATCTAAATTCCCAAAATGACTTTCAAATTAACATTTATAATCTTATTTACGAGATACAGACTAATCCAGTCGATATTTTGTTTATTGGTAACCCGAATAACCCTACAGGCACCATTATGAAAACCCAGGAGCTTGAGCCTATTATTCGAGCTGCACAGTTACGTAATACTTTTGTTGTTGTTGATGAATCCTTCCTTGATTTTTTAGTCGATGACACTCATTATACATGCCGCCGTTTACTACCGCTTTATCAAAATTTAATAATACTTCACTCGTTGACGAAGTTCTATGCCATTCCTGGACTAAGGCTAGGATTTGCCCTAGCGTCGCCCAAACTGACAAATCTCATGCATAAGGGAAAAGACCCTTGGAATGTCAATTCTCTAGCGCAGTGTGCAGGTGTAGCGGCACTGGCAGACCATGATTTTCGCCGTACCACTAAACAATTAATTAATCAGGCAAAAGATGATTTTTACGACCAAATTAAATTAATTTCATCACTTAGGCCTTACCAGCCTTCGGTAAACTTTATACTAGTCGATATTAGTAATACAAAGATGAAATCATATCAGTTACGTACACAATTGGCACAGCAAGATATCCTAATTCGTGATTGCAGCAATTACCCTGGCCTTTCAGACTGCTATATCCGTCTAGCGGTGAAAAAATCTGATCAGAATAACCATTTACTAAGAGCCTTACAAAATATATGTAGGTGA
- the cobC gene encoding alpha-ribazole phosphatase: MTKIILVRHGQTLWNVEMKYQGQTDIALTEKGLEQAQMVAKRLANESISAIYSSDLSRAFATAEIIAAKHNLQVIGVPELREISFGDWEGLTYTNINSGWPQIMDKLFTCPDEVTIPGGESFPQLRERASKALAKIAANHKDQNIVVVAHGGTIRTLICAALNIHLNYVWNIRQDNTAVSILDYYDNRIMVSLLNDTSHLNDR; this comes from the coding sequence ATGACAAAAATAATCTTAGTACGGCACGGACAAACGCTGTGGAATGTAGAAATGAAATATCAAGGGCAAACCGATATAGCGCTAACTGAAAAAGGCCTGGAACAGGCACAAATGGTTGCAAAAAGACTGGCTAACGAATCTATTTCGGCGATATACTCAAGTGACTTAAGTCGCGCTTTCGCGACCGCTGAAATAATAGCCGCGAAGCACAATCTGCAAGTAATCGGTGTACCAGAGCTGCGTGAAATTAGTTTCGGCGACTGGGAAGGCCTTACCTATACTAATATAAATTCAGGATGGCCGCAGATTATGGATAAGCTTTTTACCTGTCCGGATGAAGTGACTATTCCCGGAGGAGAATCTTTCCCGCAGCTGAGAGAACGTGCCTCAAAAGCATTAGCTAAAATAGCCGCAAATCACAAAGACCAAAATATTGTAGTAGTTGCCCATGGTGGTACCATCCGTACCCTCATCTGTGCTGCCCTTAATATCCATCTTAACTATGTTTGGAATATCAGGCAGGATAATACAGCAGTCAGCATTCTTGACTACTACGATAATCGTATCATGGTTTCTTTACTCAACGATACTAGTCACTTAAACGATAGATAA
- a CDS encoding TIGR03960 family B12-binding radical SAM protein, translated as MSWNLKEKLQQILSQESGTTVYAPGARNRFAFVYPNTYHVGMSNLGLHIVYQQINSRSDTACERVFMPEKKLEQEYRRTNTPLMSIENQLPLYEFPLIGFSLTFEMDYFNFLAILELGKVTLKSADRGEGDPIIIAGGPCATFNPEPMADFVDVFVIGEGEEVIHDLLDTYYDCQNRGITRESTLLELANIAGLYVPRFYQPVYKDDGSIQEIHRMADVPKTIRRRWVADLNKYEAHSVIVTSHTEFKNMFLIEVARGCGRHCRFCMAGYCFREPRVRSLERLKKSILLAKHYHAKIGLMGAAISDYPEIDKLCTSIISQNMGFSVASLRADSLTQSLVDGLAKSGQKTVTLAPEAGSIRMRHIINKTISDEDLFNSVEMSIKAGIPNIRLYIMVGLPFEQQEDIDAIVVMADNIKKHMELQGSKGKLTLSVNPFIPKPFTPFQWLPMATPAEVEDKFKYLTAQFKARKNIELLLESTKESYIQGILARGDRRLAQVLLEAHKNGGSKAFKKALRNYGLSEEFYLSGRLDRTDTLLPWQHLDMAFDSKYLLHELDKARQEQFTAPCTKGCTRCGVCKNS; from the coding sequence TTGTCTTGGAATCTAAAAGAGAAACTGCAACAAATTCTTTCGCAGGAAAGCGGTACTACCGTGTATGCCCCTGGAGCGCGCAATCGGTTTGCTTTCGTTTATCCAAATACGTACCATGTTGGCATGTCAAATCTCGGCCTGCATATTGTCTACCAGCAGATTAATTCACGCAGTGATACAGCTTGTGAGCGCGTCTTCATGCCGGAAAAAAAACTTGAACAAGAGTATCGGCGCACCAATACTCCGCTTATGTCTATTGAAAACCAGCTTCCGCTTTATGAGTTTCCGCTTATCGGCTTTTCTCTGACCTTTGAAATGGATTACTTTAATTTTCTCGCTATTTTAGAACTTGGTAAGGTTACCTTAAAATCCGCTGATCGTGGTGAAGGCGACCCAATTATTATTGCTGGAGGGCCTTGCGCAACTTTTAATCCCGAGCCAATGGCAGATTTTGTCGACGTGTTTGTAATAGGGGAAGGTGAGGAGGTCATTCACGACCTCTTAGATACATACTATGACTGCCAAAATCGGGGAATAACCCGTGAAAGCACTCTGCTTGAACTCGCCAATATTGCCGGACTTTATGTTCCAAGGTTTTATCAGCCAGTTTACAAAGATGACGGTTCTATTCAAGAAATACACCGGATGGCCGATGTACCCAAAACAATTCGCCGTCGTTGGGTAGCCGACCTAAATAAATACGAGGCTCATTCCGTTATTGTTACATCCCATACTGAGTTTAAAAATATGTTTTTAATTGAAGTTGCCCGCGGCTGCGGTAGACATTGTCGTTTTTGTATGGCGGGCTACTGTTTTCGCGAACCCCGAGTTAGATCCCTCGAAAGGCTTAAAAAATCAATCTTATTAGCTAAGCACTATCATGCTAAGATTGGGCTTATGGGAGCGGCAATCTCGGATTACCCTGAGATTGATAAGCTATGCACATCAATTATCAGCCAAAATATGGGCTTTTCAGTTGCATCACTCCGTGCCGATTCATTGACGCAAAGCTTGGTAGACGGCTTAGCAAAAAGCGGACAAAAGACTGTTACGCTTGCCCCAGAGGCCGGAAGTATCAGAATGCGCCATATCATTAACAAAACCATCTCTGATGAAGACTTATTCAATTCGGTTGAAATGTCTATCAAGGCTGGCATTCCAAACATTCGCCTTTATATTATGGTCGGACTTCCATTTGAACAGCAGGAAGATATTGATGCCATTGTAGTAATGGCCGACAATATAAAAAAACATATGGAACTGCAAGGCAGCAAAGGTAAGTTAACACTAAGTGTTAACCCTTTTATTCCAAAGCCTTTTACGCCCTTTCAATGGCTTCCAATGGCAACCCCTGCCGAAGTCGAGGACAAGTTTAAATATCTTACAGCACAGTTTAAAGCTAGAAAAAACATAGAGTTACTTCTAGAGTCTACCAAGGAATCGTATATTCAAGGCATTCTAGCGCGTGGTGATAGAAGATTAGCCCAGGTTTTGCTTGAAGCCCATAAAAATGGCGGCAGTAAGGCTTTTAAAAAAGCTTTGCGAAACTACGGACTGTCCGAAGAGTTTTATTTGTCAGGCAGATTAGATCGAACCGATACGTTACTGCCTTGGCAGCACCTTGATATGGCTTTTGATTCCAAATATCTATTGCATGAACTTGACAAAGCCCGCCAAGAACAGTTTACTGCCCCTTGTACTAAAGGCTGCACTCGTTGTGGTGTTTGTAAAAACTCGTAA